The following is a genomic window from Citrifermentans bemidjiense Bem.
TCCGGCCCTTCGTCTTTTACAACTCCTTCAACTCCTGGGGCTGGCTCGACCAGGCGCCGGAGGAGATCCGGAAGAACCTCGACGTCTTCGCCGGCGACATCCGCGACCCGCACGGCGTCCGGACCGCCATGAAGGGGTGCGGCTCGGTATTGCACCTGGCTGCGCTGATCGGGATTCCCTACTCCTACCACTCCCCAGACACTTACGTCGACACCAACATCAGGGGGACGCTCAACATCGTGCAGGCCGCCCGGGAAGAGGGGGTGGAGAAGGTGATCCACACCTCGACCAGCGAGGTCTACGGCACGGCGCGCTTCGTTCCCATCACCGAAGAACACCCGCTCCATGGGCAGTCCCCCTACTCCGCTTCGAAGATCGGCGCCGACCAGATCGCACTCTCCTTTTACAGCTCCTTCGGCACGCCGGTCACCGTAGTGCGCCCCTTCAACACCTACGGCCCCCGGCAGTCGGCGCGGGCGGTGATCCCGACCATCATCACCCAGATCGCCGCGGGGAGGGAGGAGATCAGGCTGGGCTCGCTGCACCCCACC
Proteins encoded in this region:
- a CDS encoding NAD-dependent 4,6-dehydratase LegB, with product MKSTNGKILVTGADGFIGSHLTETLVRQGYEVRPFVFYNSFNSWGWLDQAPEEIRKNLDVFAGDIRDPHGVRTAMKGCGSVLHLAALIGIPYSYHSPDTYVDTNIRGTLNIVQAAREEGVEKVIHTSTSEVYGTARFVPITEEHPLHGQSPYSASKIGADQIALSFYSSFGTPVTVVRPFNTYGPRQSARAVIPTIITQIAAGREEIRLGSLHPTRDFNFVSDTVGGFIAALNSNAGTGEVVNIGSNFEISIGETVDMIAQLMGAKLKVVSDDVRIRPEKSEVERLWADNAKAERLLGWSPAYAGKEGLRRGLEETIQWFKDPANLSRYKMQYNV